The DNA sequence TCCTGGATAATGCTCCGGGGGGCTGTTAGCGGTTCAGAGGCAGCTCCCTGTGGTCTGGAGAGCTGCCGGCGACCATCAGTGCCCAAGTCCTTGCTGATCCCTCTTTGCTTCCCAGCCAGTGTGAGAGCACAGAGGGGTCTGCTGCTGGGGGGTCAGTGTGGGGGGCTGTGTGGGCTGTGCACTTCCCGGTGATGTGTCAGGATTGTGCTGCCATCCTGCAGGTATGACGCAGGGAAAGACGGCTTCATTGACCTGATGGAGCTGAAGCTGATGatggagaagctgggggctccacagacacacctgggactgAAGAACATGATCAAAGAGGTGGATGAAGACCTGGACAGCAAGCTCAGTTTTCGAGAGGTGAGGGGATAGGAGGCTCCACATTGGCAAGGAGATGTCCCCAGCCATTGTTCGGGCTGGTGAGAAGGTGGGCAGTGCCTGTGGTAGCTTTGAGGTCTTCAGGGAGCCAATGCTACCATCTCCCCTTGCAGTTCCTGCTGATTTTCCGGAAGGCAGCAGCGGGtgagctgcaggaggacagTGGGCTGCACGCCCTGGCCCGGCTCTCTGAGATCGACGTCTCCACAGAGGGAGTGAAAGGTGCCAAGAACTTCTTTGAGGCTAAGGTGAGGCACAGCTCAGGAGGTCCCATGGCAAGATAGCAATGCACCAGGGCAGTTTGGTGCCGGATAGGCAGGAGGTTGGGGTGGGCAGGAGAGCTTGGCGGAGGTCACAGCTGAGCATTTCCATCTGCAGGCACAAGCCATCAACGAAGCCAGCAGGTTCGAGGAGGAGAtcaaggcagagcaggaggagaagaagaagcaggcagaggagctgaagCAGAGGAAGGCAGCCTTCAAGGAGCTGCAGTCCACCTTCACACAGTGACAGGGCCAGGCAGGACTGGTCAGCAGTGCCCAGAGTGGCAGCGCTGCCTGTGCCACATGCCAGCTACACCAGGAGTGATGCCCGAGCCTTGTGCCACCTGGGCTGCCGGCAGGATGCCGGCGTGGGCTCAGCACAGCGCCCACCTCGCTGGCAGAGCCCGGTCAGCCCCGGCCCCCCCTCCCCTCTTGCTGTGGTGTCTGTAGGTGTTGTTCGTGCCCCCACCTCCCCAGCGTGCCCCCCACCCTGAACAGCACCGtgttctctgcctgcagctgcactgggggttgctgctgctgagtcccaggggagCTATGTCCAGAATGTCTGTCCCTGGGACACCTGTGCCCAGACTGTTTTATGTTGTGAGTGCATTGGGAGGTATGCAGAATGGGGGCTTGCGCAGGTGGccatggtgggtgttttggtgGCCATGCTGGCCCAGCGTCTGTTGGTATTGCTATGTCTGCCACCAGAGACAAAAGCCATGGCAAGGGCCAGGTGCTGGTAGAGgggctctgtgtgtttgtgtgtgtggtgcTGGGGGTGCGTGCCCACCCCACTGAAATGGAGCCCCTCAGGAGCTGTGTCTCTCTTTATTTTGGTCGAAGACGTAcagaaaggcagctgctggctcATGGGGCTGTATTATGTTTTTTTATGTTGTATTCAGCCTGGCAGGATGAGCGTGGTGGCCACAAGTGGTTGCCATTGGTCACTGAGGCTCTCGTGTTTGTGGGTGGCTGTAAAAACCCACATCTGTCCCATGGTGTCCCCCGAGTGGCGGTATAGGGGGTgtgttatgttttttttaatttaatcccaaataaatattatatttcttAAGTGCTGGTTGCTGGGGTACAGCAGTGGGATGGGCATGTCTGTGGcaggggcttggctggagggaaggaatcTGGGGAGTGCGGTGTGACCGTGGGCTCACGGTTCCCACCAGAGACGGAGGCACTGAACAGGGATGAGCCGTGCCTCATTGGTATGGGAAGCAGCAGGTGCCTGACCCAGGTGTGGGGACGTGGGACTACCAAAGGCCATCGGCACTGCTGCTGATACCGGCACCAGTCCCACCCTGCGGCGCTTGTGCGGTCTTGGCGGGTCTCGACCGTATCAAGAGTGAGATAAGGGGGCCTTGTACCTGGGAGGTGCTGGCATGGGTTGGGCAGTGTCCTGGGGGAGTCGGTGCTCAGCACaggggggcagcagggctgcccagcACGGCACTGACAGCACCAAGGGTGGGGGGCTGCCCAACAGCTGTGCCCAAAAGGGACCCTGCCCATtcccagagcagggccaggtgtCCCCATCATGTCCAGCATGGTGCCAGCACATGACAGGCAGATGTGGCCATTCCCAGGCGGGACGGTGAGTGCGATAAGAGAGGGCAATGGGGCTGAGGAACCCCTGTGCCCACAGCGTGGGACAGTCCCCACGTGTCAgtcacaggcagggacactccAAGGTCCCCAGCAGTCCAGACACTATAAGAGGGTGAGCAGCCCCACCGCAGCACCTTTCCTCCACACAACCATGCTGGGAGCCGTCTGTCTCGTTGTGCTGCTGGGCTACGGTAGGCGCAGGGGATGGAGAAGGGTCAGGGCAGGGAGGACATGACCGTGGggcctgccctggccctgggcacGGGCACAGGCAGCCTCTGATGTCCCTTTGCCGGGTGTCACACAGCCTATGGATGCGGTCAGCCGGCCGTGCCACCACAGCTGCACTCCCGCGTGGTGGGCGGTGAAGACGCT is a window from the Vidua macroura isolate BioBank_ID:100142 chromosome 23, ASM2450914v1, whole genome shotgun sequence genome containing:
- the EFHD2 gene encoding EF-hand domain-containing protein D2 produces the protein MAAAAEEPEGRRGRGPRPGPAPGSPAGRAAGEGSPGGGGRRVFSPAGEFREFSRRQLRDMERLFRQYDAGKDGFIDLMELKLMMEKLGAPQTHLGLKNMIKEVDEDLDSKLSFREFLLIFRKAAAGELQEDSGLHALARLSEIDVSTEGVKGAKNFFEAKAQAINEASRFEEEIKAEQEEKKKQAEELKQRKAAFKELQSTFTQ